A stretch of the Vitis riparia cultivar Riparia Gloire de Montpellier isolate 1030 chromosome 13, EGFV_Vit.rip_1.0, whole genome shotgun sequence genome encodes the following:
- the LOC117927689 gene encoding nodulation protein H-like isoform X2: MAFGVYICGVSLTRVTVPSKPTKISFTRVERTCSINGIPPEELVYVHFPQPKTYSREECKCTPVRFFVILSMQRSGSGWFETLLNSHPNISSNGEVFSLKQRRQSMETIQRTLDTIYNLEWISSAAKNDCVAAVGFKWMLNQAVMVYHRQIANYFNQKGVSVIFLFRRNLLRRLVSLLANAYDKDAKLINGTHMSHVHTREEADLLAQFKPTLNVSSLIVDLSTAERTMMESLEFFKSNRHMILYYEDIINNPKALSDVQEFLRVPFRKLKSRQVKIHIKPLHEQVHNWYDVYSTVQGSQYEHFLHSSDYIS, encoded by the exons atgGCATTTGGGGTATATATCTGTGGTGTATCCCTCACACGGGTAACTGTGCCATCAAAACCGACAAAAATTTCCTTCACGAGGGTTGAGAGAACTTGTTCTATCAATGGCATTCCACCAGAAGAACTAGTCTATGTACATTTTCCACAGCCCAAGACTTATAGCAG GGAGGAATGCAAATGTACCCCAGTCCGGTTCTTTGTTATTTTGTCCATGCAGAGATCAGGAAGTGGGTGGTTTGAAACGTTATTAAACAGTCATCCCAATATTAGTTCAAATGGGGAGGTTTTTTCCTTGAAGCAAAGAAGACAAAGTATGGAAACAATTCAAAGAACTTTAGATACTATCTATAACCTAGAGTGGATCAGTAGTGCTGCAAAAAATGATTGTGTTGCTGCAGTTGGGTTCAAGTGGATGCTAAACCAG GCTGTTATGGTTTATCACAGGCAAATAGCTAATTATTTTAACCAAAAGGGGGTGTCAGTTATATTTCTCTTTCGGAGAAATCTTTTGAGAAGGCTTGTATCCTTGCTGGCCAATGCTTATGATAAAGATGCAAAACTGATCAATGGAACCCACATGTCTCATGTGCATACAAGGGAAgag GCAGATTTACTGGCACAATTTAAGCCTACCCTCAATGTCAGCAGCTTGATAGTGGACCTCTCCACAGCTGAACGTACCATGATGGAGTCTCTAGAATTCTTCAAGAGCAATCGCCATATGATTTTATACTATGAAGATATCATTAACAATCCCAAG GCATTATCTGATGTTCAAGAGTTTCTGAGAGTTCCATTTAGAAAACTAAAGAGCCGGCAGGTGAAGATTCACATCAAACCCCTCCATGAACAAGTTCACAATTGGTACGATGTTTATAGCACAGTCCAGGGATCACAGTATGAGCATTTTCTTCACAGTTCTGACTATATTTCTTAG
- the LOC117927689 gene encoding nodulation protein H-like isoform X1, with amino-acid sequence MRNIIMDKEIVFSSRASKKSPYVFWLVLLFLIMAFGVYICGVSLTRVTVPSKPTKISFTRVERTCSINGIPPEELVYVHFPQPKTYSREECKCTPVRFFVILSMQRSGSGWFETLLNSHPNISSNGEVFSLKQRRQSMETIQRTLDTIYNLEWISSAAKNDCVAAVGFKWMLNQAVMVYHRQIANYFNQKGVSVIFLFRRNLLRRLVSLLANAYDKDAKLINGTHMSHVHTREEADLLAQFKPTLNVSSLIVDLSTAERTMMESLEFFKSNRHMILYYEDIINNPKALSDVQEFLRVPFRKLKSRQVKIHIKPLHEQVHNWYDVYSTVQGSQYEHFLHSSDYIS; translated from the exons ATGAGGAACATAATAATGGATAAGGAG ATTGTATTTTCATCCAGGGCATCAAAGAAATCACCATATGTGTTTTGGCtggttcttttgtttttaatcatgGCATTTGGGGTATATATCTGTGGTGTATCCCTCACACGGGTAACTGTGCCATCAAAACCGACAAAAATTTCCTTCACGAGGGTTGAGAGAACTTGTTCTATCAATGGCATTCCACCAGAAGAACTAGTCTATGTACATTTTCCACAGCCCAAGACTTATAGCAG GGAGGAATGCAAATGTACCCCAGTCCGGTTCTTTGTTATTTTGTCCATGCAGAGATCAGGAAGTGGGTGGTTTGAAACGTTATTAAACAGTCATCCCAATATTAGTTCAAATGGGGAGGTTTTTTCCTTGAAGCAAAGAAGACAAAGTATGGAAACAATTCAAAGAACTTTAGATACTATCTATAACCTAGAGTGGATCAGTAGTGCTGCAAAAAATGATTGTGTTGCTGCAGTTGGGTTCAAGTGGATGCTAAACCAG GCTGTTATGGTTTATCACAGGCAAATAGCTAATTATTTTAACCAAAAGGGGGTGTCAGTTATATTTCTCTTTCGGAGAAATCTTTTGAGAAGGCTTGTATCCTTGCTGGCCAATGCTTATGATAAAGATGCAAAACTGATCAATGGAACCCACATGTCTCATGTGCATACAAGGGAAgag GCAGATTTACTGGCACAATTTAAGCCTACCCTCAATGTCAGCAGCTTGATAGTGGACCTCTCCACAGCTGAACGTACCATGATGGAGTCTCTAGAATTCTTCAAGAGCAATCGCCATATGATTTTATACTATGAAGATATCATTAACAATCCCAAG GCATTATCTGATGTTCAAGAGTTTCTGAGAGTTCCATTTAGAAAACTAAAGAGCCGGCAGGTGAAGATTCACATCAAACCCCTCCATGAACAAGTTCACAATTGGTACGATGTTTATAGCACAGTCCAGGGATCACAGTATGAGCATTTTCTTCACAGTTCTGACTATATTTCTTAG